Genomic segment of Dehalogenimonas alkenigignens:
AAGTTGTTCACCTCGTTTGTTCCTGGTACCACCAAGCTGTTTAAGAAAAAACGGGAGCTTGACCAGGGAGCATTGATCGCGTATCTCCCTTACCCAGTTCAAATCCATAGTGCGTGCGCCAGGCCCACTCTCCCCTCCTACTATCACCCAATCCAAATCCTCAAGTGGCAAATTCAGTTGACCTAACAATGGCTCACAAGACACAAATTTCACTGCAGCCGGTACTTTTTTCAGCTTCTCAAGGCGCCAAATATAATCCTGATTCTCGACGGTTACGCCCATCAAGAGATTACTTGGCCATGATAAATAGGGTGAGATTTCTAAAAGACGTGACGCCCGTTTCGTAAGTATCTGAAACCTGTGCCAAGAAGCAGTACGGATCGTTGTAAATACAGCTTCGATAAATTCGAGAGGTATTTGCTCGTGGAAAAGGTCAGACATGGAATTGACAAAAATCTGAGTTGGGCGCTTCCAACTCAGGGGGAGGCCAATTAAATCATCATGCAGGGTAACCCGAAAACCATTTGTGTATCTTGGGTTACCCATACATTTTAATCGATTGGCGAACCTTGCGGCATAGCAATGGGCGCAACCGGGTGATATCTCAGAACATCCGGTCACCGGATTCCAAGTCGCCTGTGTCCATTCGATAGATGACTCAAAAGACATTAATACCGCCTTGATCAATCGAGCCATTTTAACACTTAAAGGGACAGCCACGCTAAACCTTGGGGCCGTACCTTCATCGGCAGTGATTGTTAAGTCAATCGCCCCGAATCTTATCGTTCGCTAATCCTCAGGGGGTGTTTTATGTAGACACCTTGGACCGGTTTTTGGATACTTACGCGCGACTTTAACCATTGCCAAATAATAACTACATTGTTGTCTTGCTTGCTTAGTAGCCTCATTTTCCATGCATGTACGACAATTCGGCATGTCAAGACATGTGCAACCTCCGGGGTGATTTTTCCCAGCCATATTTCTCCAAGTCCCAATTACGACTAAGTGCGTCCTCTTCGATTAAGAGTTCTGAACCATGAGGAGAATTCTTGTCTCGTCATCGTAGAATTGATGGTTTGTACAGGAGCAGAGGCCGTTGCGTCTACATTTTGAACTTCCATCAATAGAACTTGATCTTCGCATGAAGTGCCAGCTTTTGAGTAGTTTACAAGAAATAATTTGGCCCCAATGACTTGCGAAAGTTTCCAAAGAGATATAAATTTCATTGAATTTTTCATGAAATACCTGTTAGGATGGCTAGATAAAGGTGTAATCCCTCTTGTTGATTGTTTTTCCTCACAAAGTAGAAATTCCACAATGACATAGCGTTTATTTTCATGATCCCATTGAATTCGATCAAAATTGATTGCGTATGTCGGATCGCCAGCCAACATTTCTTTTACAAATTCAACAGCGCTAGAATCTTCAGATCCTAATGGTTTACTTTCATTTACCATTCTATAATCCCTCATTGAATATCATTTAGGATAATGCGAATATGAGTTGATGTGATTTAGGTTCTTTTCAACCATGTTTCATTAGATCATCGATCGTTCTAGCTACAACGAATCTCGCTGGGTTATCAATAACCGCAATAGAATCAAAATGTACTTTACCACACTCAATCTTGGCGCTTTCTTTGTCGCGTAAGTCCTCTGTAAAAAGGCTGCCCTTGGTTTCGACCACAAAGTAGAGACGTTCGGTGTCATCTTTATCAACTAACACAGCCCAGTCCGGGTTGTAGCTGCCCAAGGGAGTCGGGACTTTGAACCAACCAGGAAGTTTGGCGTAGACTTTCACGGCTTCATTCTTTTCAAGACCTTCGGCGAAAGTGCGTTCGACGCCGGATGAGCTATAAACGACGTGCTCATAAACCGACTTCTCGGAAGCCAACATGTTTTTGAGATACCCGGTCAGTTCTTCTCGTTCAAAGAGCTCCTGAGCGTAATAGTATTCGTTTCCTAGCCGCCGGTATTTTATACCATCCACCAAGGCCAAACGCTTAGTGTGATTGATCGAATCAGTCGCTAGCTCAATGAACTGCTGAGGATTGTGTTTAAAATCATCCAGACGGCCACTGTTGGTCAAGATGCGCACCAGACTTCGGCGAGTTAGCTGCGTCTTGTCCTGAAGGTCCGTCAACAGGTCAGGTAATTCGATATCTCTTTCTTCAATTGTGATCGGTGCCGCGGCAGCCGTTTCCTCCGATAAGACGCCACCTCGACCGATAGCTATGTCGGCCTTACGAATTTGAACTCTCGTCCTAGTAATTGGTGGGCAGTCTGCGAGCGCCCTTGCACATTCCGTCACCAAGTTATTGTTATCAAAATGCACTCGATAGGTGGTCTTGTGCTTAATGCGATCCCAAAGAGCCTGAAACTCTTCGCTATGAAGGACAGCCTGACGCGTCTTCACCTGCATACGTTCGTCCGCATTCTTGATATCCAGTTTGCCTGCCAGTTTCCGCAGGATATCCTTTACTTGTGCGAGATGCGGTTGAAACGGTTCAGGGAGCTCCAGCGTATCCTCTTTTAGCACGATACGCAGGGAGTCCTGAACTTGCCCTTTGGCGTCCACATACCCGGCTTCCTTCAAATGTAACCAGAGGATTTCGGATTGTGCTACACCAAGCGCCGCAGTTCGTCCATCTTTGTCCATAATCGGGAGAGCGGCGAACTGATGCTTCTCCACGGTACCAAAACGGATACCGGTGTCCTGCTCAATTTCCTTTTGGAGATTTTCGGCGAACTGCTCATATCCTTCTGTGGCGATGACGGTAAGTGTGTTGATGTCAAAACCGCGCAGGCGCTCGCCTTGCTGGTTCACGCATAGGCGCAATCCGCGTCCGATTGTCTGGCGACGTTCTCGCTCGGTACCAATATCACGTATGGCGCAAATCTGGAAGACATTCGGGTTATCCCAGCCTTCCCGCAGTGCGGAGTGAGAAAAGATAAATTTCAGCTTCGTGTCAAGACTTAATAGCTTCTCTTTTTCCTTCATAATAAGGTTGTAGGCACGTTCAGCATTTTCACGGTTGCCTTGGTTGTTTTCGGCGGTATCTGTCCATGTTCCCTTCTTAT
This window contains:
- a CDS encoding phage Gp37/Gp68 family protein encodes the protein MARLIKAVLMSFESSIEWTQATWNPVTGCSEISPGCAHCYAARFANRLKCMGNPRYTNGFRVTLHDDLIGLPLSWKRPTQIFVNSMSDLFHEQIPLEFIEAVFTTIRTASWHRFQILTKRASRLLEISPYLSWPSNLLMGVTVENQDYIWRLEKLKKVPAAVKFVSCEPLLGQLNLPLEDLDWVIVGGESGPGARTMDLNWVREIRDQCSLVKLPFFLKQLGGTRNKRGEQLALLDGQLWKELPEILLMKS
- a CDS encoding type III restriction-modification system endonuclease; amino-acid sequence: MKLQFEPNLDYQHDAIEAVCDLFRGQEICRTEFTVTREIATDQLGLPGMENELGIGNRLQLLDDEILRNLGDIQLRNGLRPSPILASGDFTVEMETGTGKTYVYLRTIFELNRRYGFTKFVIVVPSVAIKEGVYKTLQITEEHFQSLFANTPFEYFLYDSSKLGQVRNFATSPHIQIMVVTVGAINKKDVNNLYKDSEKTGGEKPIDLIKATRPILIVDEPQSVDGGLEGRGKEALGAMNPLSTLRYSATHVDKHHMVYRLDAVDAYERKLVKQIEVASLQVEGGHNRGYVKLISTSNKRGFFTARVELDVQELTGVSRKEVSVKPGDDLQQVAGRAVYADCLVQNIGCKIGDEYLELSNLEKPLRPGEVIGDIASDEVKRLMIRRTIEEHLDKELRLRPQGIKVLTLFFIDRVEYYRRYNDDGEPVKGKYAVTFEEEYRKAVAKPKYRTLFRDVDLESEATEVHDGYFSIDKKGTWTDTAENNQGNRENAERAYNLIMKEKEKLLSLDTKLKFIFSHSALREGWDNPNVFQICAIRDIGTERERRQTIGRGLRLCVNQQGERLRGFDINTLTVIATEGYEQFAENLQKEIEQDTGIRFGTVEKHQFAALPIMDKDGRTAALGVAQSEILWLHLKEAGYVDAKGQVQDSLRIVLKEDTLELPEPFQPHLAQVKDILRKLAGKLDIKNADERMQVKTRQAVLHSEEFQALWDRIKHKTTYRVHFDNNNLVTECARALADCPPITRTRVQIRKADIAIGRGGVLSEETAAAAPITIEERDIELPDLLTDLQDKTQLTRRSLVRILTNSGRLDDFKHNPQQFIELATDSINHTKRLALVDGIKYRRLGNEYYYAQELFEREELTGYLKNMLASEKSVYEHVVYSSSGVERTFAEGLEKNEAVKVYAKLPGWFKVPTPLGSYNPDWAVLVDKDDTERLYFVVETKGSLFTEDLRDKESAKIECGKVHFDSIAVIDNPARFVVARTIDDLMKHG